From one Triticum urartu cultivar G1812 chromosome 3, Tu2.1, whole genome shotgun sequence genomic stretch:
- the LOC125549495 gene encoding uncharacterized protein LOC125549495 isoform X1: protein MKKYSKLLVVLWMFLLLLISTGDSTKSVIKFIKSEDGDIIECVDIYQQPSFEHLVIKNDTKFEMQQMFSTNNKKTNATTSAVVHQIWQKSGNCPSGTIPIRRMTNKSHVELEQEQLTACKIEFAGIETYQTVYGARADINAWSINVEPNEWSVSAINIYNENGSYIQYGWMVSPSLYEDDGETRLFIRTVDPPRGIDCFNLKCNGFVQISNEYAFGAALTPLSEFGGGQTEIQLTLYKDEITGRWCVMYNDRLLGYWPREQFPQFENGVAAFWGGQLCNMHTGNRYTTTEMGSGSLPSEGYGKSAYIHGLEVMDMGQNWNRPLELYQNLSSDCYKVETFKTRDGKVSAYFGGTASIKCCGMYCE, encoded by the exons ATGAAAAAATATTCGAAGCTTTTGGTTGTCTTGTGGATGTTTTTGCTTTTGTTAATCAGCACCGGAGATTCAACAAAGTCAGTTATCAAGTTTATAAAG AGCGAAGATGGTGATATAATCGAGTGTGTTGATATTTACCAGCAACCATCTTTTGAGCATTTGGTTATAAAAAATGACACAAAATTTGAG ATGCAACAGATGTTTAGCACGAATAATAAGAAAACCAATGCAACCACAAGTGCAGTGGTTCATCAAATATGGCAGAAGAGTGGAAACTGTCCAAGTGGCACAATTCCTATTAGAAGGATGACAAATAAATCTCATGTCGAGCTTGAGCAGGAACAACTCACTGCATGCAAAATAGAG TTTGCTGGTATTGAAACATACCAAACTGTATATGGAGCAAGGGCGGATATAAATGCCTGGTCAATAAATGTTGAGCCAAATGAGTGGAGCGTCAGTGCAATTAATATCTACAACGAAAATGGGTCGTACATTCAGTATGGTTGGATG GTCAGTCCATCTTTATACGAAGATGATGGTGAAACGAGATTATTTATTCGCACAGTG GACCCACCTCGTGGCATTGATTGCTTCAATCTGAAATGCAATGGGTTTGTACAAATATCAAACGAGTATGCTTTTGGTGCGGCCTTAACTCCTTTATCAGAGTTTGGTGGGGGGCAGACTGAGATTCAACTCACTCTATACAAG GATGAAATAACCGGGAGATGGTGCGTGATGTACAACGACCGATTACTGGGGTATTGGCCGCGGGAGCAGTTTCCACAGTTTGAGAATGGCGTGGCGGCATTTTGGGGAGGGCAGCTCTGCAACATGCATACCGGTAACAGGTACACGACGACCGAAATGGGGAGCGGCAGCCTTCCGTCAGAAGGTTATGGAAAGAGTGCCTACATCCATGGCTTGGAGGTGATGGATATGGGCCAAAACTGGAATAGGCCGCTTGAACTATATCAAAACCTCAGCTCCGATTGCTATAAGGTGGAGACGTTCAAGACCAGGGACGGCAAGGTGTCCGCTTACTTTGGAGGGACGGCTAGTATCAAGTGCTGCGGCATGTACTGCGAGTAA
- the LOC125549495 gene encoding uncharacterized protein LOC125549495 isoform X2, with the protein MKKYSKLLVVLWMFLLLLISTGDSTKSVIKFIKSEDGDIIECVDIYQQPSFEHLVIKNDTKFEMQQMFSTNNKKTNATTSAVVHQIWQKSGNCPSGTIPIRRMTNKSHVELEQEQLTACKIEFAGIETYQTVYGARADINAWSINVEPNEWSVSAINIYNENGSYIQYGWMDPPRGIDCFNLKCNGFVQISNEYAFGAALTPLSEFGGGQTEIQLTLYKDEITGRWCVMYNDRLLGYWPREQFPQFENGVAAFWGGQLCNMHTGNRYTTTEMGSGSLPSEGYGKSAYIHGLEVMDMGQNWNRPLELYQNLSSDCYKVETFKTRDGKVSAYFGGTASIKCCGMYCE; encoded by the exons ATGAAAAAATATTCGAAGCTTTTGGTTGTCTTGTGGATGTTTTTGCTTTTGTTAATCAGCACCGGAGATTCAACAAAGTCAGTTATCAAGTTTATAAAG AGCGAAGATGGTGATATAATCGAGTGTGTTGATATTTACCAGCAACCATCTTTTGAGCATTTGGTTATAAAAAATGACACAAAATTTGAG ATGCAACAGATGTTTAGCACGAATAATAAGAAAACCAATGCAACCACAAGTGCAGTGGTTCATCAAATATGGCAGAAGAGTGGAAACTGTCCAAGTGGCACAATTCCTATTAGAAGGATGACAAATAAATCTCATGTCGAGCTTGAGCAGGAACAACTCACTGCATGCAAAATAGAG TTTGCTGGTATTGAAACATACCAAACTGTATATGGAGCAAGGGCGGATATAAATGCCTGGTCAATAAATGTTGAGCCAAATGAGTGGAGCGTCAGTGCAATTAATATCTACAACGAAAATGGGTCGTACATTCAGTATGGTTGGATG GACCCACCTCGTGGCATTGATTGCTTCAATCTGAAATGCAATGGGTTTGTACAAATATCAAACGAGTATGCTTTTGGTGCGGCCTTAACTCCTTTATCAGAGTTTGGTGGGGGGCAGACTGAGATTCAACTCACTCTATACAAG GATGAAATAACCGGGAGATGGTGCGTGATGTACAACGACCGATTACTGGGGTATTGGCCGCGGGAGCAGTTTCCACAGTTTGAGAATGGCGTGGCGGCATTTTGGGGAGGGCAGCTCTGCAACATGCATACCGGTAACAGGTACACGACGACCGAAATGGGGAGCGGCAGCCTTCCGTCAGAAGGTTATGGAAAGAGTGCCTACATCCATGGCTTGGAGGTGATGGATATGGGCCAAAACTGGAATAGGCCGCTTGAACTATATCAAAACCTCAGCTCCGATTGCTATAAGGTGGAGACGTTCAAGACCAGGGACGGCAAGGTGTCCGCTTACTTTGGAGGGACGGCTAGTATCAAGTGCTGCGGCATGTACTGCGAGTAA